AAGTGGACGACATCGTTACCTACCGGGACGTGGTTCGCCTGTTGCACCGGGCCGCGCTCGTCCGTCGCGTAGGCGCCGACCTCGACCAATACGCGGTGGAGCTCGGCGGTGACGGTCAGCTGATCGGGATCCAGATCGGAGACCTGCTGCTCGGCGTGGACGACATGGCCGCGCTGGTGTACAGCGACTACGTGCGCAAGTACCCGTCCAAGACCAAGCAGCCCCTCGACCTGCTCAACACACTCACCACTGAGCAACTCTCCGACGAGAGCCGGGTGGCGAGCGCCATCAACCTGGGCTCCCAGGATGCCCAGGCACATCCGCGGGGGTACCGACTGCTGAGCCGCGTGCCGCGGCTCCCCGACGCGGTCGAGGACTCGCTGATCGGCCGATTTGAAAACCTGCAGGGCCTGCTGCACGCCAAGACTGGGGATCTGGACCAGGTCGACGGTGTCGGCCGGGCTCGCGCTCGACAGCTGCGTCACTACTTCGATCGTCTCCTCGAGAGAACCCGCATGTGGGAGAGCGACGAGGACTGATGGCGCCTTCGGCGCCGCCTAACAGCTAACAGCTAACAGCTAACAGCTAACAGCCAGAGCCGGGTACTTGGTACTTGGTACTTGGAGGACCGACCGGCCATAGCGCGGGATGACCTCTGGCTGGTAGCTCCTCAGGCTGTGGGCTGTCTGCTCGTCTGCTGTACACTTCGCCCTTCCCCACCCCGAGCCGAGGCATGACCGCGAAGAAACCCGCATCGGGTAAGACCGCATCCGCGAAGAAGGCATCTGCGAAGAAGCCCGCTCCCGTGAAGCCCGCTGCGAAGAAGGCTCCGGCGAAGAAGGCTCCGGCGAAGAAGGCTCCGGCGAAGAAGGCTCCGGCGAAGAAGGNNNNNNNNNNNNNNNNNNNNNNNNNNNNNNNNNNNNNNNNNNNNNNNNNNNNNNNNNNNNNNNNNNNNNNNNNNNNNNNNNNNNNNNNNNNNNNNNNNNNCTCCGGCGAAGGAGGCTCCGGCGAAGGAGGCTCCGGCGAAGAAGGCTCCGGCGAAGAAGGCTCCCGCCAGGAAGGCTCCGGCCAAGGAGGCTCCCGCGAAGAAGGCTCCGGCCAAGGAGGCTCCCGCCAGGAAAGCTCCGGCCAAGAAGGCATCCCCGTTCTCTGTCGGGGACAAGGTGGTGTACCCGCACCACGGTGCGGCCGTCATCACCAAGAAGGAGCGCCGCGACTTCGACGGCTCCAAGACCGAGTTCTTCGTCCTCCAGGTCGCCATCGACCAACTCGTGCTGCGGGTTCCCGTGGCCAGCGCCGTCGAACTCGGTGTGCGCCCGGTGATCTCCAAGACCGCGGCTCGCAAGGTGCTCGGCACCTTCAGGAGCGAACCGGAGGAGGCCGGCGCCAACTGGTCTCGCTGGTACAAGCTGCTGACCGAGAAGATCAACAGCGGCGACATCTATCAGGTGGCCGAGGTCGTCAGGGATCTGACCTACGCCCAACAGACCAAGGGCATCTCGCCGGCGCTGAAGAGGATGCTCTCCAAGGCCCGGTTGATCCTGGCGTCGGAGCTTCGGTTCGCCCTCGATCTGGACGAGGAGGAGGCAATGGCCCGCCTCGACAAGGCCCTCCCCGAGGTCGAGACCGACGACGACGAGTGAGAGGAGCGGCTCGATGCTGATCGAAGCCGTGCGCCTGGTCGTGACGCTGGCGTTCACCGCGCTCGGTTTTGTCGTCGGTGACGAACTCCCGCGGTCGGGGGTCGTCGACAGTGATCCGGACCTGACCGGCATCCTCGGAGCGGTACTCGGTGCCGGTGTCGGTTACGTTGCGGGGGGACTCCTCGGGCGATTGTTCAGGCGACTCCTCGATGCCTCTCCCCGAGTGACGGAGCACGCCACCGGTCCCCAGTTGTTCGCCGGTGCGTTCGGGCTCCTCACCGGCGTTCTCGTCGGCGCCGTAGCCGCGGTCCCGCTGGTGGTGCTGCTCCACCCGTTGGCCGGGTGGCCGCTGGCCGGTCTCGTCGTCATCGTCCTGGGTGCGTGGGGCAGCCGCCTGTTCTCTCACCGGGCGAGTGATCTCCTCGCCGCCGCGGGGATCAAGAGCGTGTCTCCCGACGCCACCGACGTGGATCAGTATGTGGTCGACTCGTCGGCGGCCATCGACGGGCGTTTCCTGGACCTCGCTCGGGCGGGTCTCATGCGGGGTGTGATGGTGGTCGCCGGGTTTGTCGTCGACGAGCTCCAGGGAATTGCCGACAGCGGTGACCGCAATCGGCGGCGCCGGGGGCGTCGCGGGCTCGACGTTCTCGAAGCGCTCACCGAGGTGCCGTGGTTGACGGTCCGCTCCGAGCCGCGCACCTTCCCCCTGTTCGAGGAAGTAGACGCCAAGCTCGTCGCCCTGGCGGACGACCTCGGGGCACGATTGGTGACCACCGATCACAACCTCGCCAAGGCGGCCGCTTTGAGGGGGCTCGAAGTGCTCGATCTGCAGGCACTCGGCGACCTCCTCAAATCTGGCCCCATGGCGGGCGAGACGGTGCGGATCCTCGTCGAGCGCGCCGGTACGGAGCCCGGCCAGGGCATCGCCTTTCTCGAGGATGGGACCATGGTCGTGGTCGAGGGGGCTGCCGGCATCGTCGGCGACGAGGTGGACGTCGAAGTCACCAGCGCCCTGCGTACCTCGGTGGGCCGCATGCTGTTCGCGAGGCTGGAGGAGTGACCACGGCCGGCATCGTCGTCGCCGCCGGCAGGGGTGAGCGTTTCGGTGGCGACAAGGCGCTGGTGCGTCTCGGCGGTCGTCCACTCTGGGAGTGGGCGAGGGAGGCGCTGGCTACGGCGGGGGCCGACCCGGTCGTCGTCGTCGGCGACATACCCGGCGGCATTCCCGGTGGTCGGCGTCGCCGGGACTCGGTGCGCGCCGGACTCGATGCCGTGATGGGCTCGGAGTTCGTGTTGGTGCACGATGCGGCGCGTCCTCTCGCCTCGCCTGCGTTGGTCTCGGCGGTGCTGGCACGACTCCACGCCGGAGGGGTCGATGGCGTGATCCCGGTGGTCCCGGTACGCGACACCCTCAAGCTCATCCAGGGGGATCGGGTGGCGTCCACGGCCGATCGAGGCGACCTGGCGGCGGCCCAGACACCACAGGGGTTCATCGCCGAGACGCTGCGCCGCAGTCACGATGCCTCGGACGAGGACGCCACCGACGATGCGGAACTGGTCGAGCGGTTCGGCGGCGTCGTCGTCGTGGTGGCGGGGGAGGAGCGCAATCTGAAGATCACCTACCCCGGGGACCTCGCTGTCGCCGAGGGACTCCTCCGATGAGGGTCGGCTGGGGCTTCGATGCCCACCGCTTCGCCGAGGTGGGCTCCGTGCGCCTCGGGGGGATCGTGGTCGACGACCGGCGCGGCGTGGTCGCCACGTCGGATGGCGATGTTCTTGCTCATGCGGTGGCCGACGCTCTCCTCGGCGCGGCTTGCCTGGGTGACATCGGCGCGCTGTTTCCGTCCTCGGATGCGGCGTGGGCGGACGCCGACAGCATGGACCTGCTGCGGCGGGTCGTCACCTTGATCGCCGAGGCCGGGTATCGGATCGGCAGTGTCGACGCCACTGTGGTCGCCGAGACCGTTTGGGTCGCCCCCCAGCGCGACGCCATTCGCATCGCGCTCGCCGACGGACTCGGCGTAGACCCGGCCGCGGTGTCGGTCAAGGCGACGACGACGGACGGCCTCGGCTTCCTGGGCCGCGACGAGGGCATCGCCGCCATGGCGTTGGTCGTCCTGGAGTAGCGAGGGGCGAGGGGCGAGGGCGGCCGTGTCAGCCTCGCAGAGTCGCCACGGCCAGTGCCACGTCGTCGGTGAAGATCGCCGACACACCGGCCCGCTCGAGTCGACGCATCTCGGCGGCGTCGTTGACGGTCCAAACCCCCACCTGAGTGCCAAGAGGTCGGAATGCCTCGACGACCCGATCCGCCATCGCGCCGTGGACGGCCTTCGCGGAGGGCAGGACCCACGGGTGTCCTGGCCACTCGCCGGCGGCGGTGAGCGGTTCGATGCCCCGGGGGAGGAGCCACCCGGTCTCGAGTCCTGCCGATAGCGCGGTATCCACCGTCGGGAGGTTGAACGAGCTGACCAACACGCGGTCCCGGGCACCGATGCGGTCGATCTCCTCGATGGCGGCGAGGACGGCACGGTCCTCGGGATCCCAGTCGGGATCGGTCGGATTGTTCTTGACCTCGATGTCCACCCAGAGGTCGCCGCATGCCTCCAGGGCCTGGGAGAGCGTGGGTACGGCCGGGTGGCATCGGCGCACCTCGATGAGGCTCAGGCCGTTGATCGGTGTCGCCTCGCCGGCGATGAGGGCGTCGTGATGCACCACGAGGTGGCCGTCGACGGTCAGGCGTACGTCGAGCTCGACACCATCGGCGCCGAGTTCGCCGGCTCGTATGAAGGCCTCGACCGTGTTCTCCGGCGCGACCGAGCGCGCCCCCCGATGAGCAACGATCAGCGGACGATCAGTCATGCCGGTTGCCGGTTGCCAGTCTCCAGTTGCCAGTCTCCAGTCCCCAGTCCGCCCAACTCCCTCGCCCCTCGTCCCTCGCCCCTCGTCCCTCGAGCGGCACGCTCGTCAGG
Above is a window of Acidimicrobiia bacterium DNA encoding:
- the disA gene encoding DNA integrity scanning diadenylate cyclase DisA; translation: MVQRDPTIDIRRALAPGMPLRNAVELILRQRTGALIVLGYGRDVESICNGGFHLDGADFGAARLAELAKMDGAVITDAAAEVIYRANVQLVPDSEIATSETGTRHRTAERVAVQTGRPCVVVSEERQTVTVYVGTTQFELRSPTNLLAQANQNLLTLERLRRRLDDDEEHLTTLEVDDIVTYRDVVRLLHRAALVRRVGADLDQYAVELGGDGQLIGIQIGDLLLGVDDMAALVYSDYVRKYPSKTKQPLDLLNTLTTEQLSDESRVASAINLGSQDAQAHPRGYRLLSRVPRLPDAVEDSLIGRFENLQGLLHAKTGDLDQVDGVGRARARQLRHYFDRLLERTRMWESDED
- a CDS encoding CarD family transcriptional regulator, with protein sequence PAKEAPAKEAPAKKAPAKKAPARKAPAKEAPAKKAPAKEAPARKAPAKKASPFSVGDKVVYPHHGAAVITKKERRDFDGSKTEFFVLQVAIDQLVLRVPVASAVELGVRPVISKTAARKVLGTFRSEPEEAGANWSRWYKLLTEKINSGDIYQVAEVVRDLTYAQQTKGISPALKRMLSKARLILASELRFALDLDEEEAMARLDKALPEVETDDDE
- a CDS encoding TRAM domain-containing protein translates to MLIEAVRLVVTLAFTALGFVVGDELPRSGVVDSDPDLTGILGAVLGAGVGYVAGGLLGRLFRRLLDASPRVTEHATGPQLFAGAFGLLTGVLVGAVAAVPLVVLLHPLAGWPLAGLVVIVLGAWGSRLFSHRASDLLAAAGIKSVSPDATDVDQYVVDSSAAIDGRFLDLARAGLMRGVMVVAGFVVDELQGIADSGDRNRRRRGRRGLDVLEALTEVPWLTVRSEPRTFPLFEEVDAKLVALADDLGARLVTTDHNLAKAAALRGLEVLDLQALGDLLKSGPMAGETVRILVERAGTEPGQGIAFLEDGTMVVVEGAAGIVGDEVDVEVTSALRTSVGRMLFARLEE
- a CDS encoding 2-C-methyl-D-erythritol 4-phosphate cytidylyltransferase, with amino-acid sequence MTTAGIVVAAGRGERFGGDKALVRLGGRPLWEWAREALATAGADPVVVVGDIPGGIPGGRRRRDSVRAGLDAVMGSEFVLVHDAARPLASPALVSAVLARLHAGGVDGVIPVVPVRDTLKLIQGDRVASTADRGDLAAAQTPQGFIAETLRRSHDASDEDATDDAELVERFGGVVVVVAGEERNLKITYPGDLAVAEGLLR
- the ispF gene encoding 2-C-methyl-D-erythritol 2,4-cyclodiphosphate synthase; the encoded protein is MRVGWGFDAHRFAEVGSVRLGGIVVDDRRGVVATSDGDVLAHAVADALLGAACLGDIGALFPSSDAAWADADSMDLLRRVVTLIAEAGYRIGSVDATVVAETVWVAPQRDAIRIALADGLGVDPAAVSVKATTTDGLGFLGRDEGIAAMALVVLE
- a CDS encoding glycerophosphodiester phosphodiesterase produces the protein MTDRPLIVAHRGARSVAPENTVEAFIRAGELGADGVELDVRLTVDGHLVVHHDALIAGEATPINGLSLIEVRRCHPAVPTLSQALEACGDLWVDIEVKNNPTDPDWDPEDRAVLAAIEEIDRIGARDRVLVSSFNLPTVDTALSAGLETGWLLPRGIEPLTAAGEWPGHPWVLPSAKAVHGAMADRVVEAFRPLGTQVGVWTVNDAAEMRRLERAGVSAIFTDDVALAVATLRG